A genomic stretch from Setaria viridis chromosome 1, Setaria_viridis_v4.0, whole genome shotgun sequence includes:
- the LOC117841285 gene encoding putrescine hydroxycinnamoyltransferase 1 → MAVVEILESCMVTPSDAATPKHGVWLSNLDLLVARSHTPTIYVYRPSPGPAFFSPDVLKAALSQALVTFYPLAGRLGLDGAGRPEIHCTGDGVLFVTARTDAALQDLGGFVPSDELRRMLVPSADGGGDERAGILAMFQVTFFKCGGVCVGAAIHHMAADGLAALDFVNTWAAIARGAGGEAAPRRPWLDRTLLRARSPPDVRFDHAEYSRRGGGGSKAPFDSAILPVSRAQVDALKGGKKLSTFKAVVAHVWRCACRARGLAAAEDTRLYMTADARSRVTPPLPDGYLGNAIFRASAVAKVGDVVSGSLDAAADMISGATARLDDEYVRSLVDHLEQVVSDAAGLRKGEWVMPETDLWVISWQGLPIYDADFGWGRPAFMSRACLQFSGLVYLVPGPDGDGRLDVVVAMEPKSLARFKELLYEDLK, encoded by the coding sequence atggcggtggtggagatCCTCGAGTCTTGCATGGTGACGCCCAGCGACGCGGCCACGCCCAAGCATGGCGTGTGGCTCTCCAACCTCGACCTCCTCGTGGCCAGGAGCCACACGCCCACCATCTACGTGTACCGACCCAGCCCCGGCCCGGCCTTCTTCTCGCCGGACGTCCTCAAGGCCGCCCTGTCCCAGGCGCTCGTCACCTTCTACCCCCTCGCCGGCCGGTTAGGGCTTGACGGCGCTGGCCGCCCGGAGATCCACTGCACCGGCGACGGCGTGCTCTTCGTCACCGCGCGCACCGACGCCGCCCTCCAAGACCTCGGAGGCTTCGTCCCGTCCGACGAGCTGCGGCGGATGCTTGTCCCctcggccgacggcggcggcgacgagcgtgccGGCATTCTGGCCATGTTCCAGGTGACGTTCTTCAAGTGCGGCGGCGTGTGCGTCGGCGCGGCGATCCACCACATGGCGGCGGACGGCCTCGCGGCGCTGGACTTCGTCAACACGTGGGCCGCCATCGCGAgaggcgccggcggggaggccgcgccgcgccgcccttgGCTGGACCGCACGCTCCTCCGCGCGCGCTCCCCTCCCGACGTGCGCTTCGACCACGCCGAGTACtcccggcgcggaggcggcggttcgAAGGCCCCGTTCGACTCCGCCATCCTGCCCGTGTCCAGGGCCCAGGTCGACGCGCTCAAGGGCGGCAAGAAGCTGTCCACGTTCAAGGCCGTGGTCGCCCACGTGTGGCGGTGCGCGTGCAGGGCGCGGGgcctcgcggcggcggaggacacCCGCCTGTACATGACCGCCGACGCGCGCTCCCGCGTCACCCCGCCGCTCCCCGACGGCTACCTCGGCAACGCCATCTTCCGCGCGTCGGCGGTGGCCAAGGTGGGCGACGTCGTCTCCGGGTctctcgacgccgccgcggacaTGAtctccggcgccaccgcccgGCTGGACGACGAGTACGTCCGGTCGCTGGTGGACCACCTGGAGCAGGTGGTGAGCGACGCGGCGGGCCTGCGCAAGGGGGAGTGGGTCATGCCGGAGACAGACCTGTGGGTGATTAGCTGGCAGGGGCTGCCGATCTACGACGCGGACTTCGGCTGGGGCCGGCCGGCGTTCATGAGCCGGGCCTGCCTCCAGTTCAGCGGCCTCGTGTACCTCGTGCCCGGcccggacggcgacggccggcTCGACGTCGTGGTGGCCATGGAGCCCAAGAGCCTAGCCCGGTTCAAGGAGCTGCTCTACGAGGACCTCAAGTAG
- the LOC117841301 gene encoding translation initiation factor IF3-4, chloroplastic produces MVGVAAGFAFAPAVSRVLYRPGAACHASGPSSSARFPARPWSWERARAPARLVVVARYSPSYESEEEEDEEELGGGGWGRRDRGPDPDYDPALDIERVESSTVRLLDEQKRMVGVVPVNEAVQIAEDNDLILAILSLDGDPPVLRLFEERDYKKHRYEQQKKKKIQQKRSVAKRMSLKELKMGYNIDVHDYSVRLKAARKFLKAGDKVKIIVNLKGRENLYKKEAIELLRRFQTDVGELATEESKNFAERNIYLVLVPNKIAIQKEQDGLNRKDTAKDEKDLSDSDLSDSDEPLTEQLEESKEPEAEVSANV; encoded by the exons atggtcGGCGTTGCCGCAGGCTTCGCCTTCGCGCCGGCAGTGTCCCGCGTACTTTACAGGCCCGGCGCCGCCTGCCACGCCTCGGGCCCCTCCTCTTCGGCGCGGTTCCCGGCCAGGCCATGGTCTTgggagcgggcgcgggcgccggcgaggctcGTCGTGGTCGCGCGGTACTCGCCCTCGTAcgagagcgaggaggaggaggatgaggaggagctcggAGGCGGCGGGTGGGGAAGGAGGGACCGCGGGCCCGACCCCGACTACGACCCCGCCCTTGACATTGAACGAGTCGA GTCCTCAACTGTGAGGCTCTTGGATGAACAGAAAAGAATG GTTGGTGTGGTACCTGTAAACGAGGCAGTTCAGATTGCAGAGGACAATGATCTTATACTC GCAATATTATCATTAGATGGAGATCCCCCAGTACTTCGACTCTTTGAGGAGAGAGATTACAA AAAACACAGGTATGaacagcagaagaagaaaaagattcagcagaaaagatctgTTG CAAAACGCATGAGCTTGAAGGAGTTGAAAATGGG ATACAACATTGACGTCCATGACTACAGTGTGAGGCTTAAAGCTGCAAGAAAGTTCCTTAAAGCTGGTGACAAG GTTAAGATAATAGTGAACTTGAAAGGACGTGAAAACTTGTATAAAAAAGAAGCTATTGAACTCCTTAGAAGATTCCAAACTGATGTTGGTGAG CTAGCGACGGAAGAAAGCAAAAACTTCGCAGAGAGGAATATATATCTGGTTCTTGTCCCCAATAAGATAGCTATACAGAAAGAGCAGGATGGACTGAACAGAAAGGATACTGCAAAAGATGAGAAAGACCTATCAGACAGTGACCTATCAGACAGCGATGAACCTCTGACAGAGCAACTGGAGGAAAGTAAGGAGCCTGAGGCAGAAGTCTCAGCAAATGTTTGA
- the LOC117841317 gene encoding NADPH-dependent aldehyde reductase-like protein, chloroplastic, whose translation MMATNNVSHQAATPPEPLRGRVAIVTGGSGGIGAAVTAHLASLGARVVVGYVGDPAPADQLVAALNSGSRPPAAPPRAVAVDADVSDPAQVARLFDAAEAAFGPDLHVLVAAAGVQDAAYPRIADTTPEQWDAAFGVNARGAFLCCREAARRLVRGGGGRIVTFSSSNVGSLRPGYGAYVATKAAVEAMTKVLAKELAGTGITANSVAPGPIATPMFYAGKTEERVAAAARECPMGRIGEPEDVAPVVGFLCTDEAGWINGQVIRVNGGYV comes from the coding sequence ATGATGGCAACGAACAACGTTTCGCACCAAGCTGCGACACCGCCCGAGCCGCTCCGAGGCCGGGTAGCCATCGTGAcgggcggctccggcggcaTCGGCGCCGCGGTCACCGCGCACCTGGCGTCCCTCGGCGCCCGCGTAGTGGTCGGCTACGTCGGCGACCCGGCCCCCGCTGACCAGCTCGTCGCGGCGCTCAACTCGGGATCCCGGCctcccgcggcgccgccgcgcgccgtcgcggTGGACGCGGACGTGTCCGACCCGGCGCAGGTGGCGCGCCTGTTcgacgcggcggaggcggcgttcGGGCCCGACCTGCACGTCCTTGTGGCCGCCGCGGGGGTGCAGGACGCGGCGTACCCGCGCATCGCCGACACCACCCCCGAGCAGTGGGACGCCGCGTTCGGCGTGAACGCGCGCGGCGCCTTCCTGTGCTGccgcgaggcggcgcggcggctggtccgcggcggcggcggccgcatcgTGACCTTCTCGTCGTCCAACGTGGGGTCGCTGCGCCCGGGGTACGGCGCGTACGTGGCGACCAAGGCGGCCGTGGAGGCCATGACCAAGGTGCTGGCAAAGGAGCTCGCCGGGACGGGGATCACGGCCAACAGCGTCGCGCCGGGGCCGATCGCCACGCCCATGTTCTACGCGGGGAAGACGGAGGAGcgcgtggcggccgccgcgcgggaGTGCCCCATGGGGAGGATCGGCGAGCCGGAGGACGTGGCGCCGGTGGTGGGCTTCCTGTGCACCGACGAAGCCGGGTGGATCAACGGGCAGGTCATTCGTGTCAACGGTGGCTACGTGTAG
- the LOC117841258 gene encoding uncharacterized protein, with product MDACEIRAPGAVLLRKSELPAEKNYANGHTDAAVKRRVAAMPAAAPTTPRRHPSPNAGRASSPTPAGSQAKRSPSTERRPATPSRLSSGSSRPTTPSRISAPTSPSSAPSSPSSSSSSSSTPVRDAVSETQSAPRRLSGGRAPDGLWPSMRSLSSTFQLESKGKRITSSSSADQAKMRDAAPADRKRSPLRGRTTPEQSENPHAKVIDHHRWPAMMGGRVSASAMSKSMDLTDKISRSALPSVPSRGVSPKRTTISSAANALSRSIDLADKIDRLVSSSVSSRGGSPRRSPASSGANDVPKSIGVGKDLKPASLGISLRRASPIRKAASDGTRNLSESMDLTENDNSTLSSSVSSPSISPSASVSSVSNAASQATTKSSERLNGPVSNLSSSRGLSPRRTTSGGIGTLSKSVDFPEKDRRPASSRGVSPRRRLASDGVNDIARNMDFAEKDNRVVSSSIPSRGVSPRRRLASDGVDTISRNIDFSGKDIRPSTSSSASRGISPRRRLASDGISAVTKGMDFSDNANRPSTSSAASRGISPRPQLASDGIATVSKTPDLADRHDRPSTSYAAPRGMSPRRRFASDASNVTSERINFTEKDSGTVSSSVAPRGVSTLRRLSSDGVETISKSMEVVEKDTRPTTSSAALRGLSPRRRLASDGVNVISKSMDLFENSNKPVTMSAAARGVSPRRRLASDGVNVISKSIDFVENSNKPVTMSAAARGLSPRRRLSSDGIESISKSTDFAEKSIRPSTSSMASRGVSPRKWLGSDGVNAILKSAEFADKNCRPSSSSAAIRGVSPRSRSASNAISTGVDFAEKDSRPSTSSISSCQTPKNSRLQCDGVNTISKDVETSSTVSGCTSDSRHDDTGALVKGVDVSEKIIVAMQDGGDGDGPGRMDSTDIGTGAVLLSIASQERSSSRPVVDDVKNTSENVDATQKGNRAISVKIPSRGASPRRRLASDCIDTISKSIDFTEKDKKPMTVSVPSRGVSPRRTARSDSANIMSKSMDFADKCNGPISSMIPSRVVSTRRVLGPDGANAMSRSMDLTDKIRQQISSTVQSSRASPRKTPLAYNRVKGPEVLSGDVESPASADGNESQEENASSSPDAPNNSEKFTPPKRLARTSSSPCRVLIRPSSPSNASSTSSFASRRLPSPSKTRPSTPVSPCSSVRSDSASSILSYIGDATRGKKSPAHMEEAHQLRLLHNRNLQWRFTNAYVDEMQSIQKMSAETMLYSVWDANSRMCDSMVMKRSHVQRLRQEVKLGIVLKEQMDYLDHWAALQTEHSSSLSSATEALKASTLRLPVSGGAKADVLTVKNAVSSAVDIMQAMGSSICHLLSKLQGTHSLVTELSAVAAKESTLLNEYRELLATAAALQVQESSLRTQLIQQTE from the exons ATGGACGCCTGCGAAATCCGGGCGCCAGGGGCAGTGCTGCTGCGGAAATCTGAGCTGCCGGCGGAGAAGAATTATGCTAATGGCCACACTGATGCCGCGGTGAAGCGCAGGGTAGCCGCGATGCCAGCGGCGGCACCTACTACTCCGAGGAGGCACCCGTCGCCGAATGCCGGTCGGGCGTCGTCCCCGACGCCGGCTGGGTCACAGGCGAAGAGGTCCCCGTCCACCGAACGGCGGCCGGCGACTCCGTCGAGGCTGTCTTCCGGCAGCTCGCGGCCGACTACCCCGTCCAGGATCTCCGCCCCGACGTCGCCATCGTCTGCGCCTTCCAGcccgtcctcctcatcctccagcTCATCGACGCCGGTGCGTGATGCTGTTTCAGAAACGCAGAGTGCTCCGAGGAGGTTGTCCGGTGGCCGGGCTCCTGATGGGTTGTGGCCTTCAATGCGGAGTCTGTCTTCTACTTTCCAGCTCGAATCAAAGGGGAAAAGGATTACTAGCAGCTCTTCTGCAGACCAGGCCAAGATGAGGGATGCAGCTCCAGCTGATAGGAAGAGGAGCCCCTTGAGAGGGAGAACTACCCCTGAGCAATCGGAAAATCCACATGCCAAGGTAATTGATCACCATCGCTGGCCTGCTATGATGGGGGGCAGGGTGTCTGCAAGCGCAATGTCTAAGAGCATGGATCTCACTGATAAGATTAGTAGGTCTGCTCTTCCATCAGTTCCATCTCGTGGGGTTTCACCGAAGAGAACAACAATTTCCTCCGCTGCAAATGCATTGTCAAGAAGTATTGATCTTGCTGATAAAATTGACCGCTTGGTCTCTTCGTCAGTGTCATCACGAGGGGGTTCACCAAGAAGATCACCTGCTTCTAGTGGTGCAAATGATGTGCCTAAAAGCATCGGTGTTGGTAAAGATCTCAAACCTGCATCCTTGGGAATTTCATTAAGAAGGGCATCACCAATAAGAAAAGCTGCATCAGATGGCACTAGGAACCTATCAGAGAGCATGGATCTTACTGAAAATGATAACAGTACACTCTCCTCATCAGTTTCATCACCCAGCATTTCACCAAGTGCATCGGTGTCAAGTGTGTCTAATGCTGCATCGCAGGCTACCACAAAATCATCTGAGAGACTAAATGGACCCGTTTCCAACCTGTCTTCATCAAGAGGACTTTCACCTAGAAGAACAACTTCTGGTGGCATTGGTACTTTATCGAAAAGTGTTGATTTCCCTGAAAAAGATAGGAGACCAGCTTCATCAAGAGGGGTTTCACCAAGAAGGCGACTCGCCTCTGATGGTGTTAATGATATTGCGAGAAATATGGATTTTGCTGAAAAGGACAACAGAGTAGTCAGCTCGTCAATTCCATCTCGAGGGGTTTCTCCAAGGAGAAGACTTGCTTCTGATGGTGTCGATACTATATCAAGGAACATTGACTTTTCTGGAAAGGATATCAGACCATCCACCTCATCCTCTGCATCACGCGGGATTTCTCCACGAAGAAGGCTTGCTTCTGATGGCATCAGTGCTGTAACCAAAGGCATGGACTTTTCTGATAATGCTAACAGACCATCTACCTCTTCAGCAGCATCACGAGGCATTTCACCAAGACCTCAATTAGCCTCTGATGGAATTGCCACTGTATCAAAAACCCCAGATCTTGCTGATAGACATGACAGACCATCAACCTCGTATGCAGCACCACGAGGTATGTCACCACGACGTAGATTTGCATCTGATGCCAGCAATGTCACTTCAGAAAGAATCAACTTCACCGAAAAGGATTCTGGAACTGTGTCCTCTTCAGTTGCACCTAGAGGGGTCTCGACATTAAGGCGGCTTTCCTCTGATGGTGTTGAAACTATTTCAAAGAGTATGGAAGTTGTTGAGAAAGATACCAGACCTACCACCTCCTCAGCTGCACTACGAGGGCTTTCACCAAGAAGACGACTTGCCTCAGATGGTGTCAACGTGATCTCAAAGAGCATGGATCTTTTTGAAAACAGTAATAAACCGGTCACCATGTCAGCTGCGGCACGAGGGGTTTCACCAAGAAGACGACTCGCCTCAGATGGTGTCAATGTGATATCAAAGAGCATTGATTTTGTTGAAAATAGTAATAAACCCGTCACCATGTCAGCTGCAGCACGAGGGCTTTCACCAAGAAGACGTCTTTCCTCTGACGGTATAGAATCTATATCAAAGAGCACAGACTTTGCTGAAAAAAGTATCAGACCTTCAACCTCGTCAATGGCATCACGAGGGGTTTCACCAAGAAAGTGGCTGGGCTCTGATGGTGTCAATGCTATATTGAAGAGCGCAGAATTTGCTGATAAAAACTGTAGgccatcttcatcatcagctGCTATACGAGGGGTTTCTCCCAGAAGCAGATCTGCCTCTAATGCCATATCAACAGGAGTGGATTTTGCTGAAAAAGACAGCAGGCCATCCACCTCATCAATTTCATCGTGTCAGACTCCAAAGAACAGTAGGCTTCAATGTGATGGTGTTAATACCATATCGAAAGATGTAGAAACCTCATCAACTGTATCTGGCTGCACTTCAGACAGTAGACATGATGACACTGGTGCTCTAGTAAAAGGTGTAGATGTCAGTGAGAAAATCATCGTGGCAATGCAAGATGGTGGTGATGGCGATGGTCCAGGAAGAATGGATTCTACTGACATAGGTACAGGTGCAGTCTTGTTATCCATTGCATCTCAGGAGAGATCATCGAGCAGACCTGTTGTTGATGATGTCAAGAATACATCAGAGAATGTTGATGCAACTCAAAAGGGTAACAGAGCAATCTCGGTGAAGATTCCATCTCGAGGAGCTTCTCCAAGAAGGCGACTTGCATCCGATTGCATTGACACTATATCTAAAAGCATTGATTTTACTGAGAAAGATAAGAAACCTATGACAGTGTCAGTTCCATCACGTGGAGTGTCACCAAGAAGAACAGCAAGATCTGACAGTGCTAATATAATGTCAAAAAGTATGGATTTTGCTGACAAATGTAATGGGCCAATATCTTCGATGATTCCTTCACGAGTGGTTTCTACAAGAAGAGTACTAGGACCAGATGGTGCTAATGCAATGTCAAGAAGCATGGATCTAACTGATAAAATCAGACAGCAAATCTCTTCAACTGTGCAATCATCCAGAGCTTCACCAAGGAAAACGCCTCTTGCTTATAACAGAGTAAAAGGCCCTGAAGTTTTGTCAGGTGATGTTGAGAGCCCTGCTTCTGCTGATGGAAATGAAAGTCAAGAGGAGAATGCCAGTTCAAGTCCAGATGCTCCAAataattcagaaaaatttacaCCTCCAAAGCGGTTAGCTAGGACATCGTCTTCACCATGCCGTGTTCTAATACGCCCTTCATCACCATCCAATGCTTCATCAACATCATCATTTGCCTCTAGGAGATTACCAAGCCCATCAAAGACTAGACCCTCAACACCTGTCTCACCATGTAGTTCTGTCAGATCTGATTCGGCCTCTTCTATTCTTAGCTACATTGGTGATGCTACAAGAGGGAAGAAGAGCCCAGCACACATGGAAGAGGCCCATCAGTTGCGCCTCCTGCATAATAGGAACTTACAATGGCGTTTTACTAATGCTTATGTTGATGAAATGCAATCAATTCAGAAAATGAGTGCTGAG ACTATGCTGTACAGTGTATGGGATGCTAACTCAAGGATGTGTGACTCTATGGTTATGAAAAGAAGCCACGTACAAAGACTACGGCAAGAGGTCAAATTGGGGATAGTGTTGAAGGAGCAA ATGGATTACCTTGATCACTGGGCAGCACTGCAAACAGAGCATTCTTCTTCTTTATCCAGCGCAACTGAAGCTCTTAAAGCAAGCACATTGCGTCTTCCAGTTTCAGGAGGAGCTAAG GCTGATGTACTTACTGTTAAGAATGCTGTCAGTTCAGCAGTTGACATTATGCAAGCAATGGGGTCATCCATTTGCCATTTGCTATCAAAG TTACAGGGTACACACTCTCTGGTTACAGAACTTTCAGCTGTTGCTGCTAAAGAAAGTACCTTACTTAATGAGTACAGAGAACTCttggcaacagcagcagcactaCAG GTCCAAGAGTCCAGCCTAAGGACACAACTCATACAACAAACAGAGTGA